The genomic window GGTCCGGGCAAACGCCCGGTCCCGCACTGCGGCCTCGGCCCCGGCCAGGGCAATGGCCGACATGTTGAACGGCCCCCGGATACGGGTCAGCACGTCAATCACATGGGGCGATGCATATCCCCAGCCGACACGCAAACCTCCAAGCCCGTAGAGTTTCGAGAAGGTCCGCGTCATCACCACATTATCCCGCGCGCCCACCATGGCCGCGCCACCATCATAGCCTTCGGCAAATTCCGCATAGGCGCCATCCAGCACCAGCAGGCATTGCGCGGGCAGACCATCGGCCAGCCGGGTCAGCTCCGCGTTTTCCAGCAAGGTCGTGGTCGGATTGGCGGGATTGGCCAGATAGATCAGACGGGTGGCCGGTGTGATCCGCGCCAGAAGCGCATCCACATCCACGACCCGCCCCGCTTCCGGCGCAACCACGGGCGTGGCACCGGCAGACAGGGCAAAGATCGGGTACATGGAAAACCCGTATTCGGGGTACAGCACCTCATCCCCCGGCCCGGCAAAAGCCATCGCCAGCAGGGTCAGAACCTCGTCAGAGCCGACACCGATGATGATCCGGTCTGCGTCCAGCCCATGCATCTCGGCAATCGCCTGACGCAGCGGCGCGTGATCGGTGGATGGGTAGCGGTGAATATTCGCCGCCGCCGCCTGCATCGCCGCAACCGCCGAGGGCGGCGGGCCAAACGGGTTCTCGTTCGAGCTGAGCTTCAGCGGCGTGTCGACACCCGTAATCGCACTGTCCCCGCCCTTATAGGGCGCGATCTCAAGAATGCCTGGCTGTGGTCGGATCGGGGCGGGCATGGGGCCTGGTGTCCCTTCTCATCTAATGGTGCGCGGTTCATAGCGGCGCAGACCGGACAAGGGAACCGATTTTAGCGGAACCTGTTTATAGCTTCGGCCTGAAATCCTGAAGCAGCACCCCAGCACCATCCCGCCCGGCGGCACCGCCGGGCAGCGCCCGTACCGCCCCCACGGGGCGGGCGCTTCTCGCCCTCCCCTCGGTACGGGCTCTGCCCTCTGTGCAATCCATATGCGTTGCAGAATTTCAGGGCGACGCCCAAAACTAGTAGAAGCTTTGCGGGTCGATATCGACGGCCAGCCGCAGCCCGCCCTTCAGTTTAAACCCGCCCACCCATTGGGCAATGGCCGGTTGCAGGGCGACGCCCTTGGGCGCTTTCACCAGCAAGCGCACCCGGTGGCGCCCCCGGATGCGGGCAATCGGCGCGGGCGCCGGGCCATAGACCGTGCCCCCAAGCGCACGCAGCGGCGCATCATTGCGAGCCAGATGACTGCCCAGATCAAAGGCCGCCGCCGCATCGGGGCCAGAGATGATGACCCCCGCCATCCGGCCATAGGGCGGCATGCCCGCCTGTTCACGCTCCGCCGCTTCGGCCTGCCAGAACCCTTCCTCGTCACCGGACAGGATCGCACGGATCACCGGATGTTCCGGCTGGAAGCTCTGCATCAGCGCCACGCCGGGTGTGTCCACCCGCCCGGCCCGGCCCGACACCTGGCGCATAAGCTGAAACGTCCGCTCAGCCGCGCGCAGGTCAGAGCCCTGCAGACCCAGATCGGCATCAATCACCCCCACCAGCGTCAGCCGGGGGAAATTATGGCCTTTGGCGACCAGTTGCGTGCCGATGATGATATCGGTCTCACCCTGGGCAATCTCTTCGATCTGTGCTTTCAGGGCCCGGGCAGACCCGAAAAGATCAGAAGACAGCACCGCCAGTTTCGCGTCCGGGAACAGCGCGGCGGCCTCTTCCCCCAAACGTTCCACCCCCGGGCCGATCGCGGCCATTTTGCCTTCAGCCTCGCAGTTCGGGCAGACCAGCGGCATCGGTTTGGTCGCCCCGCATTGATGGCACATCAGGCGTTTCTGAAACCGGTGTTCGACCATCCGCGCATCGCAATTGTCACATCCCACCTGATGGCCACAGGCCCGGCAGATGGTGACCGGCGCATAGCCCCGGCGGTTGAGGAACAAAAGCGATTGTTCGCCTGCTGCCAGACGCCGGGCAACCGCCGTCTGCAGGCTGGGGGAAATCCAGGCATTGCCGGGCAAATCCTCGGCCCGCATGTCGATCGCCCGCATTTCCGGCAGCACCGCCGCGCCGAACCGGGCGGTCAGATCAAACCTTGTGTATTTCCCCGCCTCTGCATTGGCCCAGGATTCCAGCGATGGCGTGGCCGAGGCCAGCACCACCTGCGCCCCGTTGATCGAGGCACGCAACACCGCCATGTCGCGGGCGTTGTAAAGCACCCCATCCTCTTGCTTGTAAGAGGTATCATGTTCCTCATCGACCACGATCAGCCCAAGGTCCCGAAACGGCAGGAACAGGGCAGAACGTGCACCCACCACCAGTTGCGCCGCCCCCTGCCCCAGCATCCGCCAGCAGCGGCGGCGTTCGGTCATGGTCACGCCGGAATGCCATTCTGCCGGTTTCGCGCCGAAACGGTCCTCCACCCGGGTGAGGAATTCCGAGGTCAGCGCAATTTCGGGCAACAGCACCAGCGCCTGCTGTCCGGCTTTCAGACAGGCGGCAACAGCCTCCAGATAGACCTCTGTCTTGCCGGACCCGGTGACGCCCTTCAAAAGCGTGGTGCCATAACGGCCTGCGCTGACAGCGGCCCGCAACAGGTTTGCGGCTTCGGCCTGATCCGGCGTCAGGGTTTTGCCGGGCCGCGCCGGGTCCAGCGGCAGAAAGGGTGCATCGCGGGGGGTATCGGCCTCTTCCACGGCACCCTGGGCTGCAAGACCTTTGACAACCGAAGCAGTCACCCCCGCCATGTCAGACAATTCTTTCAGGGTGAA from Rhodophyticola sp. CCM32 includes these protein-coding regions:
- the hisC gene encoding histidinol-phosphate transaminase, whose product is MPAPIRPQPGILEIAPYKGGDSAITGVDTPLKLSSNENPFGPPPSAVAAMQAAAANIHRYPSTDHAPLRQAIAEMHGLDADRIIIGVGSDEVLTLLAMAFAGPGDEVLYPEYGFSMYPIFALSAGATPVVAPEAGRVVDVDALLARITPATRLIYLANPANPTTTLLENAELTRLADGLPAQCLLVLDGAYAEFAEGYDGGAAMVGARDNVVMTRTFSKLYGLGGLRVGWGYASPHVIDVLTRIRGPFNMSAIALAGAEAAVRDRAFARTCQQVNAEQRARLSGGLRQLGIQSDDSHTNFVLARFASETEALAADAYLKSQGILVRPVKGYGFPDALRITVGRPEDVTRVLDALAEFRGIS
- a CDS encoding primosomal protein N', which produces MSQDYFAEGELVGVLTTEPLDRVLDYKAPEGGCWLGAFVEVPLGPRKVLGVVWDQGRGDWDMAKVRSIRRVLDVAPMREELRAFLEKAGAYTLTPLPAMLRLATRAPGLSDPPSMRKVYRLGAGLPDRMTDARRRVLATLEDYGGLAFTLKELSDMAGVTASVVKGLAAQGAVEEADTPRDAPFLPLDPARPGKTLTPDQAEAANLLRAAVSAGRYGTTLLKGVTGSGKTEVYLEAVAACLKAGQQALVLLPEIALTSEFLTRVEDRFGAKPAEWHSGVTMTERRRCWRMLGQGAAQLVVGARSALFLPFRDLGLIVVDEEHDTSYKQEDGVLYNARDMAVLRASINGAQVVLASATPSLESWANAEAGKYTRFDLTARFGAAVLPEMRAIDMRAEDLPGNAWISPSLQTAVARRLAAGEQSLLFLNRRGYAPVTICRACGHQVGCDNCDARMVEHRFQKRLMCHQCGATKPMPLVCPNCEAEGKMAAIGPGVERLGEEAAALFPDAKLAVLSSDLFGSARALKAQIEEIAQGETDIIIGTQLVAKGHNFPRLTLVGVIDADLGLQGSDLRAAERTFQLMRQVSGRAGRVDTPGVALMQSFQPEHPVIRAILSGDEEGFWQAEAAEREQAGMPPYGRMAGVIISGPDAAAAFDLGSHLARNDAPLRALGGTVYGPAPAPIARIRGRHRVRLLVKAPKGVALQPAIAQWVGGFKLKGGLRLAVDIDPQSFY